A stretch of the Campylobacter sp. 19-13652 genome encodes the following:
- a CDS encoding bifunctional diguanylate cyclase/phosphodiesterase: protein MQTKKSHAIAILCTLAPFVLSLVLSYFGLFALSFTSFSLMQIASCLLYIAFIRHVGLFTSYYVFIFIFLLSNTLATGLWVFYKDTDITQISQMPLLHAFSVIGSILISGIAASILNAIYQKTQNAQILIDTLTKTLIYSGFTWILLFSQDVDGLKFNPYKFYLFMDIFVLSTMLSIFLSIKRKRASASFWIVFSAIAIYGIYGLLNAIIIQSEIAFSNDSHWLKIKNILSTNEFYIAIFGVIYTLFLLSSLIAKKSQFYIKKSISTSQFRNLNFIFLLPPVVASFFVNRPNFIWISFLILILIIHRILTYHISSIAHNKDVFKKEQKLHSELDHEIEEHKKKLKEVNETLRNLSHYDSITVVLNRHWFIIALSELITSKPLGDVINLYSIDINEFKQINDIYGHYIGDGALNQTAKKLKQILPQNAIIGRFNSDDIIIAIRRAYNKNDRTEFAVKLLNEIKKPLLIEQRQIQINAKIGISSTQINEISATDLIAKAEIALAPAKVSAGGFAYYCDKINSKVWEDTKIDILLERADFNKEFSLLYQPIYTLKERRLIGVEALLRWQSPIKGKIEPEVFIKVAEQSPIIINIGNWVLEKALKEIGGVNARFETDLTVSVNIASRQAENINFTQELMQMISQNRLKPSWLNIDINEQNISGLEETVSNVITQLGENGVFVNLDNSGTGLISIEFIKKYSINKIKISKELIKNIDTNISNQKVVKAIITMAKKMEIKTIAVGIQTEAELEILKGLECDEVQGFIWAEALSLSELIELVRAENGLKNRHFITSVEPKKGSGNETRPSL, encoded by the coding sequence TTGCAGACTAAAAAAAGCCACGCTATTGCTATTTTATGCACCCTAGCGCCTTTTGTTTTATCGCTTGTATTATCGTATTTTGGGCTATTTGCGCTTAGTTTTACTAGCTTTAGCCTCATGCAAATAGCCTCATGCTTGCTTTATATCGCATTTATTAGGCATGTGGGGCTTTTTACCTCATATTACGTATTTATTTTTATATTTTTACTAAGCAACACCCTAGCAACTGGACTTTGGGTATTTTACAAAGATACAGATATTACGCAAATATCACAAATGCCTCTTTTACACGCTTTTAGCGTGATTGGCTCTATTTTAATATCAGGCATAGCAGCCTCCATACTAAACGCAATCTATCAAAAAACGCAAAACGCACAAATTCTAATAGATACCCTTACAAAGACGCTTATTTACAGCGGTTTTACTTGGATTTTGCTATTTTCTCAAGACGTAGACGGATTAAAATTTAACCCATATAAATTTTATCTTTTTATGGATATTTTTGTCCTAAGTACTATGCTAAGCATATTTTTATCCATTAAAAGAAAAAGAGCTAGCGCATCATTTTGGATTGTTTTTTCAGCTATTGCCATCTATGGTATTTACGGGCTTTTAAACGCCATAATAATTCAATCTGAAATAGCCTTTAGCAATGATAGCCACTGGCTAAAAATAAAAAATATACTAAGCACAAATGAGTTTTACATTGCCATCTTTGGCGTGATTTATACGCTATTTTTGCTATCTAGCCTAATCGCAAAAAAAAGTCAATTTTATATTAAAAAAAGCATTAGTACAAGCCAGTTTAGAAATTTAAATTTTATATTTTTACTACCCCCTGTTGTAGCGAGCTTTTTTGTAAATAGACCAAATTTTATATGGATTAGCTTTTTAATTTTAATCCTAATAATACACCGCATACTCACATACCACATCTCAAGCATCGCCCACAATAAAGATGTCTTTAAAAAAGAGCAAAAGCTCCACTCAGAGCTAGACCATGAAATAGAAGAGCACAAAAAAAAGCTAAAAGAAGTAAATGAAACTCTTAGAAATCTAAGCCACTATGACTCAATAACTGTGGTGCTAAATAGACACTGGTTTATCATCGCCCTTAGTGAGCTAATTACCTCAAAACCGCTTGGCGATGTGATAAATTTATACAGCATAGATATTAATGAATTTAAGCAAATTAACGATATATATGGACACTATATAGGCGATGGTGCACTAAATCAAACCGCAAAAAAACTAAAGCAAATACTGCCTCAAAACGCAATAATAGGGAGATTTAATAGCGATGATATAATAATAGCCATAAGGAGAGCATATAACAAAAATGACCGCACCGAATTTGCTGTAAAATTACTAAATGAGATAAAAAAGCCACTTTTAATAGAGCAAAGACAAATTCAAATAAATGCCAAAATAGGCATATCAAGCACACAAATAAACGAAATCTCTGCGACTGATTTAATAGCAAAAGCCGAAATAGCCCTAGCTCCAGCAAAGGTAAGTGCTGGAGGGTTTGCCTACTACTGCGATAAGATAAATAGCAAGGTATGGGAGGACACAAAAATCGACATACTGCTTGAAAGGGCTGACTTTAACAAAGAATTTAGCCTGCTTTATCAGCCTATTTACACACTAAAAGAGCGTAGACTAATAGGCGTAGAAGCACTTCTTAGGTGGCAAAGCCCAATAAAGGGAAAAATAGAGCCTGAAGTCTTTATAAAAGTGGCAGAACAAAGCCCTATTATAATAAATATAGGAAATTGGGTACTTGAAAAAGCATTAAAAGAGATAGGCGGAGTAAATGCTAGGTTTGAGACGGATTTAACAGTGAGTGTAAATATAGCCTCAAGGCAGGCTGAAAATATAAACTTCACACAAGAGCTCATGCAGATGATAAGCCAAAATAGACTAAAACCTAGCTGGCTAAACATAGACATAAATGAGCAAAACATCTCTGGATTAGAGGAAACTGTCTCAAATGTTATCACACAGCTTGGAGAAAATGGTGTCTTTGTAAATCTTGATAATTCAGGCACAGGGCTAATCTCAATCGAATTTATCAAAAAATACAGCATAAATAAGATAAAAATTTCAAAAGAGCTAATAAAAAATATAGACACAAATATCTCAAACCAAAAGGTGGTAAAAGCGATTATAACAATGGCTAAAAAAATGGAGATAAAAACCATAGCAGTGGGCATACAAACAGAAGCAGAGCTTGAAATTTTAAAAGGGCTAGAGTGCGATGAAGTACAAGGATTTATCTGGGCAGAGGCGCTAAGCTTAAGCGAACTAATAGAGCTAGTTAGGGCAGAAAATGGCTTAAAAAATAGGCATTTTATAACAAGCGTAGAGCCTAAAAAAGGAAGCGGTAATGAAACTAGACCTAGCCTTTAG